The genomic stretch CAGGCGGTTGTAGGCGATTGCCACGCTCACCAGGATCAGCGCATTGAGCAGCACCGGCTCCAGCAGGTGATCGCCCATGGCAGTCAACCCCGTGTCGGCCAGCACCGCGCTCACCGCCACCCCGCCACCCGGTGGGTGCAGACAGCGCAACAGGCACATGACCAGGATCGAGATACCGAGCGCCGCAGCAGCCACCCACAGCTCCGGGCCGAAGCCTTCGCGCATCGCCAGCCCTACAGCGCCGGCCACGGCGTAGCTGCCCAACACCGGCCAAGGTTGGGCCAATGGGCCGGAATGCACGGCAAACACCAGTACCGCTGAAGCAGCCAGCGGGCCGAGCAAGTGCAGGGCGATGCTGGGCCCATAGGCCATGCTGGTCAGCCAGCCCGCGAGGAAAAGGCCAAGTAGCGCACCGATACCGGCACGCAACCATTCTTTGGGGGGGATGTTCAGGGGGGACGGCAGCAGCCGCTGCAGACGACTTTCGGAACGCGAGGCAGACATTTGGGCAATCGGGATCTTTGGTTTTTCTGATTAAAAAGAAAGCCCAGCCGAGCTGGCCTGGGCCTCGTATTGCGCATGCAATACCACAAGGGGCTCCGTCCGTGGAAGGATGGAAACCGCAGGGTTTCGTGAGGGAGATTCTGCCGGGCGCAGCGGGATTGGGCTAATTCAAAAAAATGCGCCTGTACTGCAATTTTTTTGTAGTACTGACACCCTCGTGGCGCGCAGCGGCCCCGGCATTATCGGGCCTTGCGCGGCAGGTCGATGCTCACTCGCAGGCCGCCCAACGGGCTTTCCAGCAAGGCCAGGTGCCCTTCCCAGGCATCAACGATGTCGCGCACGATGCCCAACCCAAGCCCATGCCCGTCCACCTGCTCGTCCAGCCGCGAACCACGCTCCAGCACCTGCTGCCGCTGCCCTTGCGGAATACCCGGGCCATCGTCATCGACCCACAGCTGGTAGCCCTCGGCGTTCGACGCGATGCCCAGACGCACCTCGCTGTCAGCCCACTTGCAGGCGTTGTCCAGCAGATTGCCCAACAGTTCCAGCACGTCCTCGCGGTCCCATGGCAACAACAGCCCGGGCGGCACATCACTTGCCAACAGCAGGCCCTCGCCATGAATCATGCCCAAGGTCCCGAGCAACCCCGGCAGTTCGGCATCACAATCGAACTGCGCGCCCGGCAGCGCATCCCCTGCCAGGCGTGCACGGTTCAGCTCGCGCGCCAGACGCTCCTGAATCTGCTGCAACTGCTCGCGCATTTGCGCGCGTACCTCCGGCAGCCCCTGCAGGCGCTCACTGGAAGCCAGGCTCAGCAGCACCGCCAGCGGCGTCTTCAGCGCATGGCCGAGGTTACCAAGGGCGTTGCGTGAGCGGCGCAGGCTGTCTTCGGTATGGCTAAGCAAGTGGTTGATCTGCCCCACCAGCGGTACCAACTCGCTGGGCACCTCGGCATCCAGCTGCGAGCGCTGCCCCTGCTGCAACTGGGCAATCTGCTGGCGTGCCCGTTCCAGCGGCCGCAGCGAGCGGGTGACCGTGATGCGCTGCAGCACCAGAATCAGGATCAGCGCCACCAGCCCCATGCCCAGGCCGATTTGCTGCAAGCGCCGGAAACCTTCGCGCACCGGTGAATAGTCTTGAGCCACACTGATCGAAATGTCCTGGCCCAGGCGCCGGTAGTCGGCACGCAGGGTCAGCAGTTGCTGGCCTTCCGGGCCCAGTTCATGGCTATCGGAAAGCCCGGGCGCTGCGGGCTTGGGCATGTCCAGGTCCCACAGCGAACGAGACCTCCAGGTACCCTGGTCAAGGTCAATGCGGAAGTAATAACCGGAAAACGGCCGCTGATAGGCAGCCGAGATGCGCCGCTCATCCAGCTGCAGGCCCGAAGGCCCACGCACCAATGCCACCAGAAGGTTCTCGCTTTCCTTGCGCAGGCCGTTTTCCAGATAACGTTGCAGGCCGGCTTCGAACAGCCACAAGGTCAGTTGCGCCAGCACCACGCCGACCACCACCAGCACCGCCACCAGGCCCAGGCTCAGGCGCGCCTGGATCGACTTCACTCACCGCTCCCGGCATAGATGTAGCCTTGCCCGCGTCGGGTTTCGATAACACTGCGACCCAGCTTGCGGCGCAAATGGTTGACGTGGACCTCCAGCACGTTCGAGTCGCGCTCGGTTTCACCGTCGTAGAGGTGCTCGGCCAGGTGGCTTTTGGACAGGATCTGCTGCGGGTGCAGCATGAAGTAGCGCAGCAGGCGGAACTCGGCCGCGGTCAGTTGCACATCCACACCCTCGCGACTCACGCACTGACGGCTTTCGTCAAGGTGCAGGCCGGCCGCTTCCAGCTTCGGCTGATTGGCCAGGCCACGGGCGCGGCGCAACAAGGCCTGGATGCGCAACTGCAGCTCTTCGGGATGGAACGGCTTGCTCAGGTAATCGTCAGCCCCGGCCTTCAGCCCTTCGATGCGCTCGGCCCAGGAGCCGCGGGCGGTGAGGATCAATACCGGTGTGGCCAGGCCGGCGGCACGCCACTGGGCCAGCACGTCCAGGCCGGGCAAGCCAGGCAGGCCGAGGTCCAGGATGATCAGGTCGTAAGGCTCGCTTTGCCCCTGGTAAACCGCGTCACGGCCATCAGCCAGCCAGTCCACGGCATAGCCCTGGCGCTGCAGGCCGGCGGTCAGTTCATCGGCCAGCGGTACGTTGTCCTCGACAAGCAACAGGCGCATTCAGTCATCTTCCTCGTCTTTGAGCAGGGCGCCGGTGCTGGCATCGAGCTTGATCTCGCGCACCACACCTTCAGTCGTCAGCAACTCGACTTCATATTCGTAGCGATCATCGTCCTCTTCCAACTCGGCTTCCAGCAGACGCGCCCCGGGGTGACGCCCCAGGGCGGTCTCGAGCAGTTGTTCGAGCGGCAGGATGATACCCTTCTGACGGAGCTTCAGGGCTTCATCCTGGTCCAGGTCGCGGGCAACAGCCAGGGAGCAGACGGCAAGCAGCGAGAGCGCCAGGTAACGTGCCGTCCGGGATACATGGATCATCAGCTGTCTCGTTCGTCCTTGAGTACCTCACCGGTCTTGGCATCCATGTCAACGTCCCATTCGACGTTCTTCGTATCACGCAGCTCGACCTTGTAAATGTAGCGGCCGTACTCGTCTTCAAGTTCCGAGTCAGTGACGGTGGCGCCTGGATGCTTGGCCACGGCAGCGGCCTTGAGCTCGTCCAGCGACTTGATGGTCTTGGCGTTGACCAGTTTGACCACTTCGTCAGGCTGAACGTCCTTGGCGAAGGCGGCATTGGCGCCCAGGGCGAGGGCAGCGGCGGTGATCAGGGCAGTCAAGGTTTTCATCGTTCTTCTCTCCTGAGAACTGTGCAAGTTGTCTACGGGGTTAAGATTAACCAGCGGTCCTTAATTCAACCTGAAAACAGCTGGCGGCATGATAGCGCAGTTACGGCGCTAGCCAGGCTCGGCAACCTTCAACGAGCGGCCTTGTGCTTCGAAAGGGCCAATACAGGCACATGCAGTTATGTTATCTGTAACGGCCCCTCGCAGCACAAGGCTGCTCCTATGCCCAAGAGACACGCCATGAGCGCCATCCACATCAAATACCCCGCCCTCACCTTCAAGGCCGGCCAGCGTGCCTTGCGACACATCCGCGAGCGCGGCCTGCAGGCGGCCGATGTCGGGGTATTGCCGGGCGCGGCGGGTGGGCCGAAGCCGCTGGGCATCCAGGGCCTTGACCTGGCGCTGTTCGGCGAGTGGCTACCCTCGGCACCCCGTCAGCGTGCCCTGATCGGCGCATCGATCGGTGCCTGGCGCTTCGCCAGCGCCTGCCTCGACGACCCGATCGCCGGCATCCGCCGCCTGGGCGAGCTGTACACCGAGCAGGATTTTGCCAAGGGCGTCACCCCGGCCGAAATCAGCCGCAGCTGCCAACGCATGCTCGATGACCTGCTGGAAGGCCGCGACGGCCAACTGCTGGCCAACCCGCACTACCGCCTGAACATTCTGGTGGTGAAAAGCCATGGCCAGCTCGCTCACGACCATCGCGGCCGCCTGGGGCTGGGCCTGGGCTCGGTGGTTGCCAGCAACCTCCTGGGCCGTTCGCGCCTGGCCCGCCACTTCGAGCGCATCATTCTGCACGATGGGCGCGCCGCCCCTCCGCTCGACACCCTGACCGACTTCCCCTCGCGCTACCTGCCGCTGGACCTGGCCAACCTGCGCCATGCCCTGCTCGCTTCCGGGTCGATACCGATGGTCATGCAGGGCGTAAAAGACATCCCCGGTGCCGGCGCCGGCACCTACCGCGACGGCGGCCTGCTCGACTACCACCTCGACCTGCCCTACCGCGGTGACGACCTGGTGCTGTACCCACACTTCACCGACAAGGTGGTCCCTGGCTGGTTCGACAAGGCCCTGCCCTGGCGCAAGGGCGATGCCACCCGCCTGCAAAACGTGCTGCTGATGACGCCTTCGCCGCAATACCTGGCCGCTCTGCCCTACGGCAAACTGCCCGACCGCAACGATTTCAAGCGCTTCATGGGCGATGCGCCAGGGCGCAAGCGCTATTGGTACAAGGCCATCGCCGAAAGCCAGCGCCTGGGTGATGAACTTCTGGAACTGACCGCCACCGGGCGGCTGCATGAACGCCTGCAAGCCTTGTAGCGGCCATGCTGGTAGACTGCGCGCATTATTGATTCACACAGAGTTATGACAGCGTGGAAATTTTCAAGGAATTCACATTCGAATCGGCCCACCGCCTGCCCCACGTCCCTGAAGGGCACAAATGCGGCCGCTTGCATGGCCACTCATTCAAGGTCGGCCTGCACCTGACCGGCCCGCTCGATCCGCACACGGGCTGGATCCGCGACTTCGCCGAGGTCAAGGCGATCTTCAAGCCGATCTATGATCAGCTGGACCACAACTACCTGAACGACATCCCCGGCCTGGAAAACCCCACCAGCGAAGTGATCGCCAAGTGGATCTGGGACCAGGTCAAGCCGCTGATGCCGGAGCTGTCCAAGGTTCGCATCCACGAAACCTGCACCAGCGGTTGCGAATACACCGGCGACTGATTCGCCCGGCTCACTGGCCTTGCGCGCTGCCCATGGCATCGCGCAGGAAGCCGGGGGCAATGTAGCGCTGGTAGTGCGCCTCTGAAAGCAGGAAGAACTCGCGATCGATCGCATCGCGCAATTGTGGCAGTTCCCAGTCACGGAACTCCGGCAGCAACGCCATGCCATAGGCCTCCAGGTCGCGGATCATCCGCGCCCCGCGGGCAATCAGCTGGTAAGCCCAGCAATATTCCGACTGCTGCTCGACAAAGCGGATGGAGCGCTGCTCCAGTTGCTGGCGCAGCAGACCTTTGTCGAACACCTCAAGCTTGGCCATCATCACCTGCACCAGCAGCTGTTCAAGGCGCAACCACACGGCGCGCTTTTGCGTGTCGTCGTAGCCGTTCCAGTTGATCACTTCGTGGTGAAAACGCTTGCAGCCACGGCACACCGTGTCTCCGTACACCGTGGAGCACAGGCCGACGCAAGGGGTCTTGATGGACTTGTTGGACATGAAAAACAACAGCTTGGCGATGGAACACAGGCCCATGTTAGCCCTTTGTCTAACCAGGGTCACTCGTTAAAGTCGCGTACACCGCCTTACCTTCGGGCTTTTTTTACCGTAGAATCACCCGGCCTTTTCAAAGGCAACAATGTCCGTTGGAAGCTGTTTTCAAAGCGTCACGAGCACAGTTGATCCGGTAGAACGGCGTTGGCCCGGGCCATGCATCCCTCGCATGCCCGCGCCAGCCCTCATCAGCCCCCGTTCTGCAGGCGTAAAACTTTGAAAGCAGCTTCTGTAAGGATTCTTTGCGACCCTGGCTGGGCGGCCCACAAAGCCGCGGCAGCGCATGGGTGCATTGAATGCTGGATAAGCGTCCCGGACCCCCTTTAGGGACCACTGATGAGGGAAATAACTGTGCTTGAAGCCTACCGCAAACACATCGAAGAGCGCGCCGCCCTGGGTATCGTTCCCCAGCCGCTTAACGCCGAACAAACTGCAGGCCTGGTCGAGCTGCTGAAAAACCCGCCGGCCGGCGAAGAAGCCTTCCTCGTAGACCTGATCACCAACCGCGTACCGCCAGGGGTCGACGAAGCTGCCTACGTCAAGGCCGCTTTCCTCTCCGCCGTCGCCAAGGGCGAAGCCAAGTCCCCACTGATCGACCGCAAGCACGCCACCGAACTGCTGGGCACCATGCAGGGCGGCTACAACATCGAAACGCTGGTCGCACTGCTGGATGACGCCGAACTGGGCGCCGTCGCGGCCGAACAGCTCAAGCACACCCTGCTGATGTTCGATGCCTTCCACGACGTGGCCGAAAAAGCCAAGGCCGGCAACGCTCACGCCAAGGCCGTCCTGGAATCCTGGGCTGCCGGCGAGTGGTTCACCTCGCGTCCGGCCATCGCCGACAAGTACACCCTGACCGTGTTCAAGGTGCCTGGCGAAACCAACACCGACGACCTGTCGCCTGCCCCGGACGCCTGGTCGCGCCCTGACATTCCGCTGCACGCCCTGGCCATGCTGAAAATGGCCCGCGACGGCATCGAACCGCAGCAGCCTGGTTCGGTCGGCCCGCTGGCCCAGATCGAAGCCGTCAAGGCCAAGGGCTTCCCGGTTGCCTATGTCGGCGACGTGGTCGGTACCGGCTCCTCGCGTAAATCCGCTACCAACTCGGTACTGTGGTTCTTCGGCGACGACATCCCGTACGTGCCGAACAAGCGCGCCGGTGGCTTCTGCTTCGGCACCAAGATCGCCCCGATCTTCTACAACACCATGGAAGACGCCGGCGCCCTGCCGATCGAATTCGACTGCACCAACCTGGGCATGGGCGACGTCATCGACGTTTACCCATACAAAGGTGAAGTACGCCGTCACGACAGCGACGAACTGGTCACCACCTTCGCGCTGAAAACCGAAGTGCTGCTGGATGAAGTCCGCGCTGGCGGCCGTATCCCGCTGATCGTCGGCCGTGGCCTGACCGAAAAAGCCCGCGCCGAGCTGGGCCTGGGTGCTTCCGACCTGTTCAAGAAACCAGAGCAGCCTGCCGATTCCGGCAAGGGCTTCACCCTGGCGCAGAAAATGGTCGGCCGTGCCTGTGGCCTGCCAGAAGGCCAGGGCGTACGCCCAGGCGCCTACTGCGAGCCAAAAATGACCACCGTCGGCTCCCAGGACACCACTGGCCCGATGACGCGCGACGAGCTGAAAGACCTGGCATGCCTGGGCTTCTCTGCTGACCTGGTCATGCAGTCGTTCTGCCACACCGCGGCCTATCCGAAGCCGATCGACGTCACCACCCACCACACCCTGCCAGACTTCATCCGCACCCGTGGCGGCGTGTCGCTGCGCCCGGGCGACGGCATCATCCACAGCTGGCTGAACCGCATGCTGATGCCTGACACCGTAGGTACCGGTGGCGACTCGCACACCCGCTTCCCGATCGGCATCTCGTTCCCGGCCGGTTCCGGCCTGGTGGCCTTCGCTGCCGCCACCGGCGTCATGCCGCTGGACATGCCAGAATCGATCCTGGTGCGCTTCAAGGGCAAACTGCAGCCAGGCATCACCCTGCGTGACCTGGTTCATGCCATCCCTTACTACGCCATCCAGCAGGGCCTGCTGACCGTCGAGAAGAAAGGCAAGAAAAACGCCTTCTCCGGCCGCATCCTGGAAATCGAAGGCCTGGACGAACTGACCGTCGAGCAAGCCTTCGAGCTGTCCGACGCCTCGGCCGAGCGTTCCGCTGCCGGTTGCACCATCAAGCTGCCGGAAAAGGCCATCGCCGAGTACCTGCAGTCCAACATCACCCTGCTGCGCTGGATGATCGGCGAAGGCTACGGCGATGCCCGCACCCTGGAGCGCCGCGCCCAGGCCATGGAAGCCTGGCTGGCCAAGCCTGAGCTGCTGTCGGCTGACGCCGATGCCGAATACGCCGAAATCATCGAAATCGACCTGGCCGACGTCAAAGAGCCTGTGCTCTGCGCGCCGAACGACCCGGACGATGCCCGCCTGCTGTCCTCGGTACAAGGCGAGAAGATCGACGAAGTGTTCATCGGTTCGTGCATGACCAACATCGGTCACTTCCGCGCGGCCGGCAAGCTGCTGGAGAAGGTCAAGGGTGGCATTCCGACCCGCCTGTGGCTGGCTCCGCCAACCAAGATGGACGCTCACCAGCTGACCGAAGAAGGCTACTACGGCATCTACGGCAAGGCCGGGGCTCGCATGGAAATGCCAGGCTGCTCGCTGTGCATGGGTAACCAGGCACGAGTGCAGACCGGTTCGACCGTGGTCTCCACCTCGACCCGTAACTTCCCGAACCGTCTGGGCGACGCTACCAACGTGTACCTGGCGTCGGCCGAACTGGCCGCTGTCGCTTCGATCATCGGCAAACTGCCGACCGTCGAAGAGTACATGCAGTATGCGAAAGACATCGACAGCATGGCTGCCGACGTTTACCGCTACCTGAGCTTCGACCAGATCGCCGAGTTCCGCGAAGCGGCAGCCAACGCCAAGATCCCGGTGGTCCAGGCGTAAGCTGAGTTACAGGTTGTAAGCAAAGCCCCGGCAGCGATGCCGGGGCTTTGTTGTTTGGGCCTGTGCCGGCCATTTCGCGGCTAAAGCCGCTCCCAC from Pseudomonas putida encodes the following:
- a CDS encoding ATP-binding protein, whose translation is MKSIQARLSLGLVAVLVVVGVVLAQLTLWLFEAGLQRYLENGLRKESENLLVALVRGPSGLQLDERRISAAYQRPFSGYYFRIDLDQGTWRSRSLWDLDMPKPAAPGLSDSHELGPEGQQLLTLRADYRRLGQDISISVAQDYSPVREGFRRLQQIGLGMGLVALILILVLQRITVTRSLRPLERARQQIAQLQQGQRSQLDAEVPSELVPLVGQINHLLSHTEDSLRRSRNALGNLGHALKTPLAVLLSLASSERLQGLPEVRAQMREQLQQIQERLARELNRARLAGDALPGAQFDCDAELPGLLGTLGMIHGEGLLLASDVPPGLLLPWDREDVLELLGNLLDNACKWADSEVRLGIASNAEGYQLWVDDDGPGIPQGQRQQVLERGSRLDEQVDGHGLGLGIVRDIVDAWEGHLALLESPLGGLRVSIDLPRKAR
- a CDS encoding response regulator; this encodes MRLLLVEDNVPLADELTAGLQRQGYAVDWLADGRDAVYQGQSEPYDLIILDLGLPGLPGLDVLAQWRAAGLATPVLILTARGSWAERIEGLKAGADDYLSKPFHPEELQLRIQALLRRARGLANQPKLEAAGLHLDESRQCVSREGVDVQLTAAEFRLLRYFMLHPQQILSKSHLAEHLYDGETERDSNVLEVHVNHLRRKLGRSVIETRRGQGYIYAGSGE
- a CDS encoding peptidase, encoding MIHVSRTARYLALSLLAVCSLAVARDLDQDEALKLRQKGIILPLEQLLETALGRHPGARLLEAELEEDDDRYEYEVELLTTEGVVREIKLDASTGALLKDEEDD
- a CDS encoding peptidase, with amino-acid sequence MKTLTALITAAALALGANAAFAKDVQPDEVVKLVNAKTIKSLDELKAAAVAKHPGATVTDSELEDEYGRYIYKVELRDTKNVEWDVDMDAKTGEVLKDERDS
- a CDS encoding patatin-like phospholipase family protein, with translation MSAIHIKYPALTFKAGQRALRHIRERGLQAADVGVLPGAAGGPKPLGIQGLDLALFGEWLPSAPRQRALIGASIGAWRFASACLDDPIAGIRRLGELYTEQDFAKGVTPAEISRSCQRMLDDLLEGRDGQLLANPHYRLNILVVKSHGQLAHDHRGRLGLGLGSVVASNLLGRSRLARHFERIILHDGRAAPPLDTLTDFPSRYLPLDLANLRHALLASGSIPMVMQGVKDIPGAGAGTYRDGGLLDYHLDLPYRGDDLVLYPHFTDKVVPGWFDKALPWRKGDATRLQNVLLMTPSPQYLAALPYGKLPDRNDFKRFMGDAPGRKRYWYKAIAESQRLGDELLELTATGRLHERLQAL
- the queD gene encoding 6-carboxytetrahydropterin synthase QueD, which translates into the protein MEIFKEFTFESAHRLPHVPEGHKCGRLHGHSFKVGLHLTGPLDPHTGWIRDFAEVKAIFKPIYDQLDHNYLNDIPGLENPTSEVIAKWIWDQVKPLMPELSKVRIHETCTSGCEYTGD
- a CDS encoding DUF1289 domain-containing protein, encoding MGLCSIAKLLFFMSNKSIKTPCVGLCSTVYGDTVCRGCKRFHHEVINWNGYDDTQKRAVWLRLEQLLVQVMMAKLEVFDKGLLRQQLEQRSIRFVEQQSEYCWAYQLIARGARMIRDLEAYGMALLPEFRDWELPQLRDAIDREFFLLSEAHYQRYIAPGFLRDAMGSAQGQ
- the acnB gene encoding bifunctional aconitate hydratase 2/2-methylisocitrate dehydratase, which translates into the protein MLEAYRKHIEERAALGIVPQPLNAEQTAGLVELLKNPPAGEEAFLVDLITNRVPPGVDEAAYVKAAFLSAVAKGEAKSPLIDRKHATELLGTMQGGYNIETLVALLDDAELGAVAAEQLKHTLLMFDAFHDVAEKAKAGNAHAKAVLESWAAGEWFTSRPAIADKYTLTVFKVPGETNTDDLSPAPDAWSRPDIPLHALAMLKMARDGIEPQQPGSVGPLAQIEAVKAKGFPVAYVGDVVGTGSSRKSATNSVLWFFGDDIPYVPNKRAGGFCFGTKIAPIFYNTMEDAGALPIEFDCTNLGMGDVIDVYPYKGEVRRHDSDELVTTFALKTEVLLDEVRAGGRIPLIVGRGLTEKARAELGLGASDLFKKPEQPADSGKGFTLAQKMVGRACGLPEGQGVRPGAYCEPKMTTVGSQDTTGPMTRDELKDLACLGFSADLVMQSFCHTAAYPKPIDVTTHHTLPDFIRTRGGVSLRPGDGIIHSWLNRMLMPDTVGTGGDSHTRFPIGISFPAGSGLVAFAAATGVMPLDMPESILVRFKGKLQPGITLRDLVHAIPYYAIQQGLLTVEKKGKKNAFSGRILEIEGLDELTVEQAFELSDASAERSAAGCTIKLPEKAIAEYLQSNITLLRWMIGEGYGDARTLERRAQAMEAWLAKPELLSADADAEYAEIIEIDLADVKEPVLCAPNDPDDARLLSSVQGEKIDEVFIGSCMTNIGHFRAAGKLLEKVKGGIPTRLWLAPPTKMDAHQLTEEGYYGIYGKAGARMEMPGCSLCMGNQARVQTGSTVVSTSTRNFPNRLGDATNVYLASAELAAVASIIGKLPTVEEYMQYAKDIDSMAADVYRYLSFDQIAEFREAAANAKIPVVQA